The Bicyclus anynana chromosome 4, ilBicAnyn1.1, whole genome shotgun sequence genome window below encodes:
- the LOC128198078 gene encoding uncharacterized protein LOC128198078: MSLFVDLRHIKSSVSNLSEMVDKISTSVCKDKIQKERKQSVDSALYGSSIYKPTTLGFGVRFSQSQEDIFNDTPSSRLRSHMSLPNLGKNEKTSTPRTKIVEINGENNASGNKNTIQISPDNINDWIIATLNKRPHFDDGGQTHPVDFIESIKYYISVLNMDNDRKINFIISCLEGLPLMWARCFRNEFQDVEDFYEAFEQEFWGPDRQKSILCDMKLGKYDENKSRMTMSEYFLFKVSNYKHLSPPPSDLEIVYSLAAHFPSVVELELRLTPKPTLREAYSLLRRREGEANDFLPNYLYEMCETFQRGSRSESARRPEEQPSSSGDDKNKPKK; the protein is encoded by the coding sequence ATGAGCTTATTTGTTGACTTGCGGCACATCAAATCTTCAGTATCAAACTTGTCAGAGATGGTTGACAAAATATCGACATCAGTATGTAAAGATAAAATTCAAAAGGAACGCAAACAAAGTGTAGACTCAGCTCTGTACGGTAGTTCTATATACAAACCGACTACGTTGGGATTTGGAGTGCGGTTTTCACAAAGTCAAGAAGATATATTCAACGACACGCCTTCATCTCGACTACGCAGTCACATGTCTCTTCCGAATTTAGGCAAAAATGAAAAAACGTCTACACCGCGGACGAAGATTGTGGAAATAAACGGTGAAAATAATGCAAgtggaaataaaaatactattcaAATATCTCCTGACAACATCAACGACTGGATTATTGCAACTTTGAACAAACGTCCTCACTTCGATGATGGTGGACAAACGCACCCCGTAGATTTTATAGAAAGcatcaaatattatatttctgtgCTAAATATGGATAATGATcggaaaattaatttcattatatcgTGCCTCGAAGGTTTGCCGCTAATGTGGGCGCGTTGCTTCAGAAACGAGTTTCAGGATGTAGAAGATTTTTATGAAGCTTTTGAGCAAGAGTTTTGGGGTCCCGATAGGCAAAAGTCTATTCTTTGTGACATGAAATTAGGGAAATATGACGAAAATAAATCTCGAATGACCATGTCAGAATATTTTCTGTTTAAAGTGTCAAATTACAAACATTTAAGCCCGCCTCCGTCTGATTTGGAGATTGTTTATTCATTGGCTGCACATTTCCCTTCTGTTGTGGAGTTGGAGCTTCGCCTGACACCGAAACCTACATTACGGGAGGCATACAGTTTGCTCCGTCGGAGGGAAGGCGAAGCGAATGACTTTCTCCCTAATTACTTGTACGAAATGTGCGAAACGTTCCAGCGCGGCTCGCGATCTGAATCAGCACGACGTCCTGAAGAACAACCTTCTAGCAGCGGagatgataaaaataaacctaagaaataa